The nucleotide window AAGTTCCTTGTTGGGACGGACAGAAAAATTCACCCCATCCATCcaaaaatcttaatttcatgGCATGTGTTAAACCTATTTTTGTCAGgcaaaatgacaatgaaaattcACAAGACGGGTTCCAAACAATGAGTAGAACAAAGAATTTAAacctgaagacagccctggaTCTACCTTAGACAAACGAAGTAAAATGTAGAATGATACAAACCTTGCAGACTGGTGTTTCTAAGACACTGTACTCCTTAAGAAACTGCACATTAGCAAGACTGCACATGGAGGGCAActtcttttccttctctgtCTGGAGACGTCTTAATGTCTCCATTCCCTGGCCTGCAGGTAATCTCACATTTAAAGTCTTTTCCTCAGGTGTAGCAGCACTTTCCCTTTTAGTGTCTTGAGAACTTTCACTTTTAGTGTCTTGAGAACTTTCACTTTTAGCATCTTGAGAACTTTCGCTTTCTTGAGTCCTAGGTCTAAGACGTTcgctacttcttcttcttctatcgGGAGAAAGTAACTGCGGCTTCGTGCTCGGATTCAGTTCCAAAAGTGACTTCCTTCTCttacttttgttgtcttctgttcCTTGTTCTTTATCTACCTCAAGACTACTACTACTCGCTTTCGCACTACTGGTGTAAGAAAGACTGATCTTGTCTTGCGTATAGTCTACTACAGGTTGTAAGACGTTTGTGGGTTGAAGATTCTCCTTCTCAACTTCCACCTTGGCAGATTCCTTATCTACTCGAGGTGCCTTGCTCTCCATAGCTTCTTTAAGTTGTCTTATCTTCTCGGCATACTCTCGCTCAAGTCTCTGGAGTCTCTCCTTTTCTAAGACTATAGACTGTGGGCTCATCCTCAGCTGAGCAGTTCTCTCAATCTTGgattttttgtttaatttttcttcGGTCGGAAGAGGTTGTTTCCGTTTCAGGGTGACGGAGATTTCTGATAGGGTTACGGAAGACGGGGATTTCCCTGCTGCAATTCTGTATGAAATAAAGTTGTTTGAAGTTAAAGggaagaaaacaacatcaaactTTTGAACTCAACATCTATGAAGGGTGAATCACACCTTTATGTCAAGTATAGGTCTCTTTGAAgtctattttttcttcttttcagtattacttttgaaaagaaagaaaataaaatcaaagcaTTCGCAGatgtcatctacatgtacaatgaccACCAGTTGGCACATGATGTCTGGAGGTAGCATGGTTGTGGCCCTCTGCTATCTATATCTGAGTGGCTTGTTTCAGTCtaatttttacttttacttttcttCTGTAGTTCTGGAGTCTGGTACTTGAGCAAGCAGGCTTAAACAAAGGTAACACTACTAGCACTAGAAAAACCTTACCTAGCCTTGTTGAGGCCCTGCACTAGTTGCCTCTGAGTGGCCTATTTCCAGTCTAACCTCTGCTGTACTGTGATAGCCTGTGCACTTTTTCTATCACAAGTTTTACCAGGCTTTAAACAAGGCAAAGTTATAAGcactaaaaaaaaaccttaccgAGCCTTGTTGAGGGCCTGTAGTAGCTGTTTCTGTGTGGCCTGTTTCCGGTCTAGCCTCTGCTGTACTGTGCTAGTCTGGTCCTGCAGACGCTTCACGAGGGCCTGGCTGCCAGACAAAATCTTCTCAGCAGCCTGAAGTTGCTCCTAATAAAGAAACAAGTCTAACATTAGAtggtttgtatatatacataatgttgtgatgtttcttcATAATGTTTAAACAATCATCAGTCAACAAGCTTCAGCTCTATCTATCAATCATCAATCAGCAGGTGCCAAATTTAAAAATTACAAGAGAATCAAGCAAATTTTTCAACCAAAAATCAACCATCACATTGAAGAGTTCTTGGAGACctacatacatatttttttaatatctaaaaataaaaaaatgatccAAGGAACACTGGGTATATCTTAGctcaaaatgtcatttagagccgACAGACTCGTTGGCTGATCAATTTTCTTGTTTAGTGACGAGtataaagcattttttttctttctaaaaaaTAGTGTCTCTCATGACTATCTTAGTAACTCTACATTCTGAAGTTTTTCCTGACCTTTAGCTTCTGCACTTTGACCTGTGCTGCCCTGACAGTGCCCTCCTTGATGGTGACCTGTCGGGAGAGTTCAGCCAGAAGTCGCTGGTCTTTCCTCACGGAGTCACTGGGGAGGAAAACATTAGGGGTAAGGGTCAGAGTTCAGCCAGAAAACACTAAAGTAGGGGTAAGGTTCAGAGTTCAGCCAGAAGGCGCTGGTCTTTCCTCACGGAGTCACTGGGGAGGAAAACATTAGGGGTAAGGGTTAGAGTTCAGCCAGAAAACACTAGGGGTAAGGTTCAGAGTTCAGCCAGAAGGCACTGGTCTTTCCTCACTGAGTCACTGGGGAGAAAAACATTAGGGGTAAGGGTCAGAGTTCAGCCAGAAAACACTAGGGGTAAGGTTCAGAGTTCAGCCAGAAGGCACTGGTCTTTCCTCACTGAGTCACTGGGGAGAAAACATTAGGGGTAAGGGTCAGAGTTCAGAGTTCAGCCAGAAGGCACTGGTCTTTCCTCACGGAGTCACTGGGGAGAAAAACATTAGGGGTAAGGGTCAGAGTTCAGCCAGAAAACACTAGGGGTAAGGTTCAGAGTTCAGCCAGAAGGCACTGGTCTTTCCTCACTGAGTCACTGGGGAGAAAACATTAGGGGTAAGGGTCAGAGTTCAGAGTTCAGCCAGAAGTCACTGGTCTTTTCTCCCGGAGTCACTGGGGAGGAAAACATGAGGGTTAAGGGTCAGAGTTCAGCCAGAAAACACTAGGGGTAAGGTTCAGAGTTCAGCCAGAAGGCACTGGTCTTTCCTCACGGAGTCACTGGGGAGAAAAACATTAGGGGTAAGGGTCAGAGTTCAGCCAGAAAACACTAGGGGTAAGGTTCAGAGTTCAGCCAGAAGGCACTGGTCTTTCCTCACGGAGTCACTGGGGAGAAAAACATTAGGGGTAAGGGTCAGAGTTCAGCCAGAAAACACTAGGGGTAAGGTTCAGAGTTCAGCCAGAAGGCACTGGTCTTTCCTCACTGAGTCACTGGGGAGAAAAACATTAGGGGTAAGGGTCAGAGTTCAGCCAGAATGTCTCATTAATTCAACCAGCAGAAAAATTCTTTTATTTGACTTACTCTtaatttccccccaaaaaagttttttttttattagaagacacgttaaaaaaagttatccaAATGTCTGGTAGATTATCAAAGCAACAGTAGATGGGGATCATCAAGGTAAAGATTTACACTTTTTGGAAAATCATCAAATTTTCATGGTTGGTTCATAGCTGGTTGAAGGGATTTTAACAAATGTAGatatggccacaccaatttaaattcttggttctcagattttttcagaaaaacattGGCGCGGTCGGTCGCAAATAagtgctctgattggtttatcagcagtatgtgcccctggaatgggtttttttaaagtctgcaatagcaaaacctatattacttttcttgggactaaatgggtcgagaaccaacaaatcaaattggtgtggcctataaGACTTGATCTTAAAAATCTGCATCCAATCAGTTTGATTGAATTGATCAACATCGATCCTAGCAAAAAATGATTACCCTGTTGGTACCAGGTCTTCTTTTATATCAATATTATTGAGAAAATCTTAAGTAAATGTTGTGTTTGTATACCTGTGTTTTTCCACTCTCCCCTCCCAGTCTGTTACACTTTTCTCTAGAAGGCGTTGCCTTAACTCTTCCTCCTTCGAGAAGTCTTCTCCTTTCTCCTCTTCCGTCTTAACTTCTCCAGACTCTGACTCATCAGTCTTGGGAGGACCAACGTCTTTAAGTTGTGTTTTGTCTTGAGGAGTCTGTTCCTCCGGTGTTGTGATGTCTTTAAGGGGTTGTTCGTCTTCTCTAGTCTCGACATCAGACACTGAAGGGGAGGCAGCAGCACTGGAGGGTTGGGAGCCTGAAGGGAGGAGAACATACAACATGTggccagtttgtttgtttgtttgtattgcatacctaAAGCACATTAGTTAAAGCACATTATGGCATAACACActgggtttgtactgaacagtacaagcagcatatctggacagatttctttgatccactcacaccgggaaggaccctacAATTCATATCAGCCCtactaaacagtcctatacaagaATGCCAGTCTttgccacacagggcacatcctggttaaataaataaagtgaaagtgtaagctgactcaggtctgttgcagagttctttccTCTGGATCTGCTTTTCTTCTGCTATGCACATCAGTCTGGCTTCTAGCTTTCTACCATTGTggaaaaaaaagtcatgcaAAAAGCTGTCAAACTTACAGGGTTTTCctcaatttatttattcaagACATTTTCTCTGTATCACTTTtcctttctctctgtctctcaaAAACAGGTTTCTAGAGCCTTAAGTGGTACTAACAGTTTCAATGAATCTATTAAAAGCAATGCACCAGAAGTAGAGATTTTCAACTCAAAAAATGATAACACAATCCACTAATAGTAGAGTTCAAAACACTTTTTATAGTCTTGTTTCACTCTGGGAAACCTCAGAAAATGCCGGTTTGCCCTataaacatttcaggttgcAGCAGGTCGAAGGCCGTAATCTAAATCTCAAATGAATTCTATAATACTCAACTCTTATGTTGAGTTAAGATCTGGTGTTACAACATTGATTTTGACCCTTGGTGCAGTAGTCCGCTCCGTAAGTAAGTAGCACACTGCACTGAGTTGCAAAATCTAAACACAGTCCAACAATAGCAACAACTTCTCCACCTTCCAGTCGACTCCTCTCCCTTCTTGCGATCTCCTCCTTCAGTCTGCGATACTCCTGCTGTTTCTCAAGGTCAAGTTTCACCAGGGCCTCCGGAGTCTTCGGGACAACTGGGGCTTTTTGTGGCGGAGGGGGGCTGGGCTTCGCTTTGGCAGCCTGGaatgttgaagaaaatttaACAAAATTCAGACATGGCTACATCTTATCTCCTTCAACACTTTTAATTacttgaataaagagactctttttacacaaccattactTTATTCTCAACaatgtttcggtgaccgtctaccaccttcttcagggtaattctgactggttcacattgtaactgcaggacaggtgtcgctgctcacagcaTTCAATTACTTGAATTTTCGAGATACGTCTTAGACACTGGAAGGTGTATGTTCCACCTGCACCACTTACATCAGCGTCCCTCCTGGCGGCCTTCAGCATGTTGTCCAGCCAGGAGGAGCCAGCAGGCATCGCCCCCTCATCCTCACTCTCGTCTAACGGATTAAGGTTACCCCCCAAATAAAGGTTAACcccagataaaggtaaactactTACATCAGCGTCTCTCCTGGCAGCCTTCAGCATGTCGTCCAGCCAGGAGGAGCAGGCAGGCATCGCCCCCTCATCCTCACTCTTGTCTAACGGATTAAGGTTACCCcccagataaaggttaccccccagataaaggtaaactactTACATCAGCATCCCTCCTGGCAGCCTTCAGCATGTCATCCAGCCAAGAGGACCCGGCAGGCATCGCCCCCTCATCCTCACTCTGTCTAACGGATTAAGGTTACCCcccagataaaggttaccccccagataaaggtgaaccactTACATCAGCGTCCCTCCTGGCAGCCTTTAACATGTCGTCCAGCCAGGAGGATCCGGCAGGCATCGCCCCCTCATCCTCACTCTCGTCTGAATCCTCCCCAAGGTTGAATACGACAGGGCCGTGCACAGGgatctggaaaaaaacaaacaacttaaCACAGATTCTCCTTTCAGAATGAGGAAAATTTCGACACACAGTCTGCGTAATCTGCAAAATAGCATGAGAAAAGACCTATAATTATACATGATGccctacatgtactgtatcttTCAAAACACTGTaaactttgaaagaaaaaagcATAGCTCCTTGCATTAAATCTTAGTAGTGAGGACTGGCTTCTACATGTAGCTGGCCTCAGCACAGTAATCAAATAATTGTGGTGGTGAAATTTTAGCTGTGGAATAGTGACTGCTTAAGTCCCTAAAATCAAGTGACCATcaacaaatcaagaattacaaAAAACATAGTTGTACACAGCAGTGAAAAGTAAGGATACCAGCTAAGATGTGGATTATATAACAACTATTTGAAGCCAGAAACCTTCAAAACTATATATCTCATAGCAGTCAAAGTTAATCTTCAATCTTCCTGGCACATAAAGTTAGCACTATAAAAGACCATGCCATAAAAATGTAGTCTGCTGTACCCTGctgggtgggtgggttggttAGGGTATTAAAGGGTTAGAGTAAGATTTTGATGATTACTAACCATGGGTATGCTCTGCTGTATCCTGGTTGGCTGTTGTCTCCTGACTGTGTAGCTGGAGGGTTGGGTCTGCTGACTGTCTCTGCTGGGGGAGGTGCCTTCAAATGGTGATCCTTCCCTCGGGCTAGGGGTCTAAAAACAAGCGCAAAatcaatgaaagttagacatccaggtaataagatatgcggTTACTCAAAAGGTGACCCTTAAAGTTCAATCTTAAAGACACAGAGCTGAGAATTTTAGTCCTTCTCACCTCCTTGAGAGCCCTTCTGCTGACAAGAGACTTGAAGACTTCCCCTCTCAGAGCTTCcaaatcttcatcatcatcatcatcaccatcttcATCTTCGTCCTGATCTGCTGCATCCTCTCTGCTTGGCACATCTGAGGGCTGcaataagaaagaaaatgatttttaacatcaacaaaatgaaCTCTAACACTGCCAACTGCTACCACTTACGTACAGGTGGGAGGTGTGTGACATTATGCTTTTTTGTCAAATTGAGGTCAACTGTGGAGAAATATGTGTCAATTCCCACAAGGCCGACTAGAAGTATTAGATCTTTTATGCTAACCCCCATTAGATCAAAGACGTCAGCATTATGTCACACGTACATCCCCAGACTGGTGACTATCTGGAatgggttggctgctgacctgcGTTGTTCTGGCGAGTTAGCAGCACAACAGTCTGACGTAATGCCATTCAAACGACAACTCTTGAGGGCTACATTCAACAGATTTGGTAACAGCTACTGTATTGACCGCACCTGCACCTGGACCACTTGCTGCGGTTGCCGCTCTTGCCTGGCATTAAGACCACGCTAGTGCCACCATTTTTGCCTAACGGTTGTGTATATTTGATAATgtatattgttattattgtatatattattgtattgtatattgtgttgcgctattaaccctcatccgaccgttccatttttacgacgaatctgaccgtatggggtcatttttgaccccattttgttttgcccatagacatatttctgttgGTTTATTTTGTCATTATCATGCATTTACTGTTTCAACAatctttgaaaaatattttgacaagttttggtgtcagtaattatgactcattatcataatttatgcagaaaataaggagaaaccaccttttgctctaaaaatctaccatactccacTTACTGTAACAATGGTTTTGTCTCATCAATTTCTAAATAATAATTTTGATGCGACAAACATTCTGATAGCATAATTATGTTATTTGACAAGAAAAGATATAATATTTGTGAAgtgtaacgaatttattacttaattatgcaccatagcCCGTcacctaaacacatacatacaataactcttgtatATTTTCACGCAAATATCTTTCTTGTTGGTTCCTTCTGCACGTTCTGTCCATATATCGTTTCCTAATTTAATAGAAACATTTTccctttcattagcataggtaattagtgctcattatcataatttatgcagaatgtcgaaaaacctgtttttacactaaaatactataaTTCTTAGGAAATATTCGTTGTTTATTCAACTAAGGAACTATAagcttgttgctgtaatagcaatgctGATGAATGCCTGTTGTTCTATTGAAATTTCTTGATATTtacgtaattaatgattcataattggctggggtcatttttgaccccaccgaaccacacacaaactttcaagtatagctgaTACAATAATGgtcaaaactcggtgaaaaattggtcgatgttgtaagacatgtatacaaacaaattcatggaaggaattttttctccgatgaaaaatgttgctatggcagataaaaatatacgtctggggtcaaaaatgaccccatacggtcggatgagggttaatgtATGTTATGTACGGGAGGACAGCCTTCAAAGGTAcatttttgcacctgttttgtcctccctttcACTATGTGAAAAacccaaataaagaaataaaagcagttactcaagcaactggatatgattttggaaacagatgtgtcagatagcatccactgtcttttgtcagtgacactgaggtcTAACACTCAATATCACTACACAATACTGTACAATAGTTATGCCAAggaagacagacactatgtcCAGTCttcacaggttcattgtactggggaaattcccctagctttTTTCACTATCAGAAATGGAACTCTTTCATTATtggttctatttttctgtgttgacaaaTGATTGAttccatgactgtgaaaagtacaaTGAACCAGAACATAATGATAGGAAAGGACCACGATTGAAGTCCTGTCCTGTCATATGAACCAGTAAGGGCTACAACCATTTTCAGAAGCGAGTATGTTAGGTGAGCAGCACAGCCTGGATTCGTACTCTAGCTCTGAAAGCTGCGTTACTAACCAATGGACTTTGCATGCTACGTAATAGCAACAATATTATGTACATTGCATACAATACCCATATCTACAGGACTGACTTTTGTAGGTGCATTGTTTCATTTTGAAGATATCCTTTTTGGTTTTTCCTTGCTGATGCAGATTTACATGTTATGTACAACTAACTCACCTCGGGTGGAGGGGGTACTTCAGGGGGTGCctccagggggagggggggcacgAATGGCAGGTCAGGGGGTGGCAGGCctgtaaacacaaacaataaacatcaAAGCTCATCTGTGATGGTACCATCCATTTCGAAGATTGCAACTTTTGATCAACACAAGCAAATTGCTTATTCAAGGTTGGTAATCTGCTTGTGTTTGCACTGAAATTAGCACCATCCTGGACAtttattctccttttttttttctggattcGACGAACCATacccataggaaggcctggtggaggcttgATTGTGTAACACAGATTAATGGCTACCTGGAGACTCATCGTTACTGTCCACATCCATAGAGACCTCCTCATAGTTATCCAGCAGctccatggggaggggggcggcagcTGAAGGTCGCGCAGAGGTCGCGCTCTCAGCT belongs to Branchiostoma floridae strain S238N-H82 unplaced genomic scaffold, Bfl_VNyyK Sc7u5tJ_1285, whole genome shotgun sequence and includes:
- the LOC118407306 gene encoding zinc finger C3H1 domain-containing protein-like — its product is MPACSSWLDDMLKAARRDADAAKAKPSPPPPQKAPVVPKTPEALVKLDLEKQQEYRRLKEEIARRERSRLEGSQPSSAAASPSVSDVETREDEQPLKDITTPEEQTPQDKTQLKDVGPPKTDESESGEVKTEEEKGEDFSKEEELRQRLLEKSVTDWEGRVEKHSDSVRKDQRLLAELSRQVTIKEGTVRAAQVKVQKLKEQLQAAEKILSGSQALVKRLQDQTSTVQQRLDRKQATQKQLLQALNKARIAAGKSPSSVTLSEISVTLKRKQPLPTEEKLNKKSKIERTAQLRMSPQSIVLEKERLQRLEREYAEKIRQLKEAMESKAPRVDKESAKVEVEKENLQPTNVLQPVVDYTQDKISLSYTSSAKASSSSLEVDKEQGTEDNKSKRRKSLLELNPSTKPQLLSPDRRRRSSERLRPRTQESESSQDAKSESSQDTKSESSQDTKRESAATPEEKTLNVRLPAGQGMETLRRLQTEKEKKLPSMCSLANVQFLKEYSVLETPVCKGLNLRFDPVTSGPTDLSDDLLPLPLRPYSSHLLNFRSYRFNPYYRTKSKLPLTSATFSHKVNPQQVICRFHLTGTCNDGDCRWQHLADAMFTGEEVYQDLLSYHLPLVGVTDTTDPAKCQQAIVSYVEKICRPNKEKMSENDQCLLLVSQVNEHARHVPPHTTFLQPRVWRPTQDHKKELREEENGEEDIRKFGKACALWRPAQAHMQGLREEEIGEGEDRKFGKGSYETFLQVNEHARHVPPHTTFLHPRVWRPAQPHRQGLREEEIGEGDDRKFGKDILKKASPPSEDQEFRYFASEGETFESLEAAALKEPQNSDLWVGLAHKYLKTGTGDENSRLDQALNVLSRGLEANECSEALWLQYLELYSRRSGRDETLEMCQQAVEFAPSYRIWWKYLSLQDTVEAKENVCCQILEFLRSPEYSGEAESCSHSLLEILLYRSQLCVVSGRRSKALPSCTGLSYVWSVGDGAGHCRSYR